The DNA sequence attctttcgTCAACAGCAACATATGGCAGATGTTATTGCTGAGGGACTGTGTGCAAAGAAATATCAAACAGTGTCTAATGATTTAcacaattagttttttaaaccCACCACCAGGGTTGTATGCAGGCACCATGCCTTATGCAGGGAGCTATAGCTGCTGCTGTCTACACCTGACGTCTACTACCCAGGGGAGTAAAATAGAGTAAAAGTGGTCAGAGGATAATGTGCATCAGGGTGTGACCATGGTCTCATATCACATAAGAAAACATCACGGATGTACTTGTTAAACAGAATATAAAGTCTTACTATAAGGTTTTTAGTTTATTGCTAAAAAAGGGTTATGGGTCATCTTGTATCCAGACAATGAGTTTTATATTTCTCATGTAAATGGCGTGATAAAACAGAATACCCTTCCCAGTTAGCACACATACGTCGGCACGACGTCTGCAAATGATCGCTTCATCTGCAATTGATCGCGGGTCATTTTGAAGCATCGTTNNNNNNNNNNNNNNNNNNNNNNNNNNNNNNNNNNNNNNNNNNNNNNNNNNNNNNNNNNNNNNNNNNNNNNNNNNNNNNNNNNNNNNNNNNNNNNNNNNNNGCAGGATCAATTGATCAATTGATCTTCTTGACATCTGTACTACGTATAATATATGTCAGGAAGATGTGCCCGAGATTGTATCTGTAAAATCTAAAGCGGATGTTGGGACTATGTATAATATACGTTAGAAAGATGTATAAGCCCGCATCTGTACGACGTATTATATACGTTAGAAAGATGTATATGAGCCCGCATCTGTACGACGTATTATATACGTTAGAAAGATGTATATGAGCCTGCATCTCTACGATGTATGGCATACGTCGAAACGATGTATATGAGCCTGCATCTTTACGATGTATGGCATACGTTGGAACGATGTATATGAGCCTGCATCTTTACGATGTATGGCATACGTTAGAAcgatgtaaatatatatacgtCGTGGAAGGAGCGGCTGCACGTCGCAGAAACGTATAGTGGCGACGTCTTGGCGACGTCGTGCCAGTGAGCAAACGACCTAACTACTACATATCCCCGCCGTATTTTGATTACATCGCCAATACGTCGTGCCGACGTATGTGTGCTAACTGGGTTGAAGTAaccattatcatcattatcattagtTTGTTaactgtaatacatttttcGGAAATTTGCTAACAAGGGGATTTGGCATGTCCCATCATGTCGCCTACTGACTACATGTACTGTTTCAACTGCTGTCTCGAGCAGCTCAGTATTTATGGCTGTGTATGTGACAAGTGATTCTGTCTCGCCACCGGCATTGGACCCGAAACTGTCCGTCTATGGCTGactgcgcgcgcgcgcgcaaacacatacacacacacacacgcgcacgcacgcacacacacacaaagctagCAAAAAGAAGCGCCTACAATTTGCAGCTTTGGTTTTAGCTAATGttggtggctaatgttagctactaTGTGCAAACGTTGTCTTTGACTTCACAACTCGTATCAACTGTAGGCTACTAATGAGTCCTCAGTTGCACACAGCAGAACTTTGCTAACACTAACGTAGGCTAGCCACCATACCATATCACAAGTAGCCCTGCTGTTGCAGCAAATCCCCTGGATATTATAGTAAgggtatatattatatatttacgTGATAATTCAGTCAGACCTGATCACTCAGACAAGATACACATATTTCCATTGCTAATAAACGTACACATATACCCCTGGAAATTATAGGAAAATGATAACTCCAGAATTTACCTGAACATTCTTCACGTTTTCTTCAGTTTCAGTAATCCAGTCAGTGACATTTGGCATGGGTAGATTGCAAACCGGTACTGCTAGCTAATTCCTCATTTTTAAAGGTGCCGATTGGCCAAAATGGTAAGGGGCTCGATCCCATCCACTCACTACATGGCAACGTtatacttcctgtttacatccACCAAAGTAGGCTACTATGGGAGCAGCAATTCCAAAACATAGATCCATGCCTATAGCTGGGCGTAAACGtgtttaggccaaggacccctaaTCTGAAAGAGAGATGAGCAGGGAACcccacaacatactgtatataattgaGTTAATATACAATTGATGTTAAACTGGGCCTGCAATAATGTGTAGGGTTGCCTAAAGCCTAGAGGCCTACACATACAGTTTCATGGTGCCTTACATTACTATGCTTCTATTTACATATCCGTATAccttcatgttttaatgtcaaagtGGAAGGCACACTGAATCCAAAGCttatctgtgtctgtggatgGCTACAACAGCGGCTATACCTTagaggccagtaagcctatcatcaatgtcattaaggttgtgtgtgtttggtttctAAACAGGCTGAATTACCTTTtctaataatatgttgaaataatatactgtatatgttcagacattttttaatgacaatatatatatatatatatatatatatatatatatatatatatatatatatatatatatatatatatatatatatatccatatattaaacaataatttggcctgcagtgactctgaggaTGCTACACGGGCACAGAACCAGCTCTCTGGCTTGTAGAACATAAAGGAAGGAAGACAAAATATAATAGTAGGCCTAGGAGTGACAACAATGTATAGGCTATTAACGTTCATATACAACAGTGTTTACAAAGGCCTATGCTGCAAATTTGTTTTTCAGCTAAGTTGCATTGGGACTTGTTTGCTGCTTTACCAGGGTCACAATCAATGACACACGTGGCTTTAAGAGGTGTTTATTTAATCACCAAAAACTTTCACGCTCACTTTTGCATTCAGAAGTTACACATTTCACACTCATCAGAAAGTGTGCAACCAGACCTTCATGGACTGATCTGGATTTTGGCAAGCAGTTAACCTTGATTTGTTGCTTTAAATGGCTATTGGACTGTTTTACTGAGCACCACAAGCAGATTCAAGAGGATAGCGTAGATGTCTCTACAGGTTATCAAGCTAATAGATGGTCTTAAAAGAAATTGGCTGGGGCTAGTTACTTTTTACCCtttgtgcttttttcttctgcagcttcaggtttgattgcttttccttcctctttctccttttttgcgTCAGCCTTGTCATCTGTTTTCGGAGGaactttttcatctttgtcGTCGGCTTTGTCGTCGGCTTTGTCATCTTTTTTGGCATccgctttttcttctttctcttcccctttttttgctttttctttctcctctttttcttcttcttttgcatCCTCATTGTTGTCGTCACCTCCTACTGTTTTTACCTCCTCTTGTGCTTCCTCCGTAACCTTGTCTTCCTCTGCTTCTCCTTtgtcctctttctccccttcaTCTTCAGCGGCCTCTGTCACCTCTTCTGTTTGCTCCTCCCCATCACCACCTGTATCAATAGATGAGAATTGTAACGTTAATTATTGTAGTTGAATTGAGCCCTTTCagaataaactttaaaaaatgcactAACCATCTTGTCCTTCTATAGCCTCTTCATCTCCCTTagcctcttcttcatcttctttctctttattgCCCTCCTCCTCtacatcctcttcctcctctttctcctcttcctcctttgtCTCCTCCGTCTCctgtccttcctcctcttccttttcctcctcctcctccttcacttcctcctcggcctcctcctcttccccggGGGGGCTGGCCTCTGCTTGCTGGGCGTGGCTGGCAGAGATGATCCCCTCGGTGGTGCTGAAGCTGGAGCTGAGCAGGCGTGACGTCATTAGGTAGGAGGAGCCAGAGCTCATGCTGGAGAGGATGGGCCGGGCGAAGCAGGGCGCGGAGAAACTGTGGCTGTACATAGAGGACACACTCCCAGGCCCTCCTACACTGAAGCGAGACTCCTCCCCTTCCAGCAGCTTCCTGCAGGGGTTGGTGAAAAGACAGACAATTTGTATTTCAGATGGGAACTCAGTTAGTGGCCATTTTATTAACACTCAATACTACGATGTCTGATATAAATTTTGGAAAGAGAACATTGATTCTAAGAAATCTCTGATTAGGGTTTAATCCCAGAATATGTTTACCAAAAAAGTGTCTTgctattttctacttttttatacTAAGAGCCTGAACGTCAAGATAAAtcctttatacattttgttttgccatACAATTTgcaaacatatatacataaaaagaaacatgagaAATACTATTGCTGTGTTTGAATATGCTAATGCGCTCTGACAAACACGCAGCTATGTTTTACTTAAATGTTAACAAATTTTTTCTACTTTAAATGAACTTGGGAATAACCTCTGAATCTATCTAAAAAGTGTGTCTCGCCGTAATCATTTTTGCACCACGTTAACATGCTAAAATCATCCCTACTAAGAAATTTCATCTCTTTGTTTGTCATTGattcttttcatttccagaAAGGACATCTCAGCTTCAGTGTTACTACTCACCTGTATGCAGCAATCTCGATGTCCAGAGCCATCTTGACATTCAGAAGGTCCTGGTACTCTTTCAGGTAACGTGCCATTTCCTGTTTGATGCCCCTTAGCTCGCTCTCCAGCTCTGCAATGGTGTCCTAAATAGAAGAAGTGAAGACAAAAGGACATATatcatgaaataaaatgaaacacttAAGTAATACTTTTAGAGAtgaataccccccccccccccccccataatcAAGAAAGCTGAATAATTAATAACACATGAGGatagaaacacagacaaaaactcTACTGACATGCATAGAATCTATCTCAGCGTTCTGCTTGTCCTCTATCTCCTGCAGCTGTTTCTGCAGGGACTCATTGAGGCCTCTGCATGCATCGATCTCCAGCAGGCGAGCCTGGAGCTGGCGTCGGTACTCTCCTGCTTCGTCCTTGGAGCTTCTCATGGCGTCACTGTGCTGGGCCACGGTTTCAGTCATGGTGCCCACCTTCACTCTGAACCACTCCTCTGCTGTCTGCATGTTTCTTGCTGCCAGCCTTTCATACTGGGACCGGATGTCCCTGAGAGCTCCAGAGAGGTCGGGGGCAGCGGCCTCAGACTCTACCGCCACCTGGACACCCAGCTGGACCTGAGCCTGAAGCTCAACCACTTCGCCTTCATGAATCCTCTTGAGGAAGGCCAGCTCCTCCAGTAGAGTTTCAACGCTCTTCTCCAGCTCAGCCTTAGCTAAGGCAGCCTGGTCGGCCCCACGACGGGCTTCCATCAGCTGGCCCTCGACCTCTTCCCGAGCCAGCACCTCCTCCTCATATCGACTCTGCAAGGCACTCAGGGTTTGTTCCAACCGCTCTCTCTGTCCCAGCACAGCCTGTTGTTCTGCTCTGGCCTCGTCCACGGCGGCTCTCAGGGACCGGGCCTCTTGCTCATACAGCGCTCTCAGGCGGGATGGCTCATTGTGCCTCtgcctcagcagcagcagctctgccTCCAGTGCACGGTTCTGCTGCTCCAGCTCACGCACTCTCTCAATGAAGCCAGCAAAGCGGTCGTTGAGGTCCTGCAGCTGGCCGCGCTCTTGTGTGCGTACAGTGCGGAAATCAGAGCTGATCTGGGCGGCCTGGCTAAGCTCCAGCTCCAGGGAAGAGGcttgtgaggaggaggagagc is a window from the Etheostoma cragini isolate CJK2018 chromosome 16, CSU_Ecrag_1.0, whole genome shotgun sequence genome containing:
- the nefla gene encoding neurofilament light polypeptide, with translation MSSIGYDPYYSASPYRRWYVEAPPRVAVTRGRTHSVYSSHASPMSSRVKYSSPGRVLLSSSSQASSLELELSQAAQISSDFRTVRTQERGQLQDLNDRFAGFIERVRELEQQNRALEAELLLLRQRHNEPSRLRALYEQEARSLRAAVDEARAEQQAVLGQRERLEQTLSALQSRYEEEVLAREEVEGQLMEARRGADQAALAKAELEKSVETLLEELAFLKRIHEGEVVELQAQVQLGVQVAVESEAAAPDLSGALRDIRSQYERLAARNMQTAEEWFRVKVGTMTETVAQHSDAMRSSKDEAGEYRRQLQARLLEIDACRGLNESLQKQLQEIEDKQNAEIDSMHDTIAELESELRGIKQEMARYLKEYQDLLNVKMALDIEIAAYRKLLEGEESRFSVGGPGSVSSMYSHSFSAPCFARPILSSMSSGSSYLMTSRLLSSSFSTTEGIISASHAQQAEASPPGEEEEAEEEVKEEEEEKEEEEGQETEETKEEEEKEEEEDVEEEGNKEKEDEEEAKGDEEAIEGQDGGDGEEQTEEVTEAAEDEGEKEDKGEAEEDKVTEEAQEEVKTVGGDDNNEDAKEEEKEEKEKAKKGEEKEEKADAKKDDKADDKADDKDEKVPPKTDDKADAKKEKEEGKAIKPEAAEEKSTKGKK